A portion of the Mycobacterium paraseoulense genome contains these proteins:
- a CDS encoding pyridoxal phosphate-dependent aminotransferase — MNDHVAARAAIPPFYVMDVWLAAAERQCSHGDLVNLSAGQPSVGAPEPVRAAAAAALHLGELGYSVTLGIPELRAAIAADYQRQHGLRVEPDDVVVTTGSSGGFLLAFLACFDAGDRVALASPGYPCYRNILSALGCEVVEIPCGPQTRFQPTVGMLDELDPPVQGVIVASPANPTGTVIAPAELAAIAGWCEASGVRLISDEVYHGLVYDGAPPTSCAWQTSRDAVVVNSFSKYYAMTGWRLGWMLVPPPLLRAVDRLTGNFTICAPVLSQIAGVAAFTPEATAEAEGNLHHYATNRTLLLDGLREIGIDRLAPTDGAFYVYADVSDHTDDSIAFCAKLLNDTGVAIAPGIDFDVTHGNSFVRFSFAGPTGDIEEALRRIGPWL; from the coding sequence GTGAACGACCACGTCGCGGCGCGCGCCGCCATCCCGCCCTTCTATGTGATGGACGTGTGGCTGGCGGCCGCGGAGCGCCAGTGCAGCCACGGCGATCTGGTGAACCTCTCGGCCGGCCAGCCCAGCGTGGGGGCGCCGGAGCCGGTGCGCGCGGCCGCGGCCGCCGCCCTGCACCTGGGCGAGCTGGGCTACTCCGTGACGCTCGGCATCCCCGAGCTGCGCGCGGCGATAGCGGCGGATTACCAACGGCAGCACGGGCTTCGCGTCGAGCCCGATGACGTGGTGGTCACCACGGGCTCCTCGGGCGGATTCCTGCTCGCCTTCCTGGCGTGCTTCGACGCCGGTGACCGGGTCGCACTGGCCAGTCCCGGCTATCCGTGTTATCGAAACATCTTGTCCGCGTTGGGATGCGAGGTGGTCGAGATTCCATGCGGACCGCAGACCCGCTTTCAGCCCACCGTGGGAATGCTCGACGAACTCGACCCGCCCGTGCAGGGCGTGATCGTCGCCAGCCCGGCCAACCCCACCGGAACGGTGATAGCGCCGGCGGAGTTGGCCGCCATCGCGGGGTGGTGCGAAGCGTCCGGGGTGCGGCTGATCAGCGATGAGGTCTATCACGGCCTGGTCTACGACGGCGCGCCGCCGACCAGCTGCGCCTGGCAGACATCCCGAGACGCCGTGGTGGTCAACAGCTTTTCGAAGTATTACGCGATGACGGGCTGGCGGCTGGGCTGGATGCTGGTGCCGCCCCCGCTGCTGCGAGCGGTGGACCGCCTGACCGGCAACTTCACCATCTGCGCGCCGGTGCTGTCGCAGATCGCCGGGGTGGCGGCCTTCACCCCGGAGGCGACCGCCGAAGCCGAGGGCAACCTGCACCACTACGCGACCAACCGCACGCTGCTGCTGGACGGGCTGCGCGAAATCGGCATCGACCGGCTGGCCCCCACCGACGGCGCGTTCTACGTCTACGCCGACGTGTCCGACCACACCGACGACTCGATCGCGTTCTGCGCGAAACTGTTGAACGACACCGGCGTTGCCATCGCGCCCGGCATCGATTTCGATGTCACGCACGGCAATTCCTTCGTCCGGTTCTCGTTCGCCGGGCCGACGGGCGACATCGAAGAGGCCCTCCGGCGGATCGGCCCCTGGCTCTAG
- the ipdE2 gene encoding acyl-CoA dehydrogenase IpdE2, with protein MSEEREMLRETVAALVAKHANPAAVRAAMESDRGYDESLWQLLCEQVGAAALVIPEELGGAGGELADAATVLQELGRALVPSPLLGTTLAELALLSAPEPDAETLCGLAEGASIGALVLDADYVVNGDIADVVVAIDDGRLTRWTRFGAEPVATMDPTRRLARLKAEQTEPIGTDPGITASAAILLAAEQIGAAERCLELTVEYAKNRVQFGRPIGSFQALKHRMADLYVTVAAAKAVVADACNEPTPTNAATARLAATEALCAAAAEGIQLHGGIAITWEHDMHLYFKRAHGSAHLLDTPRELLARLEAEVLETS; from the coding sequence ATGAGCGAAGAACGGGAGATGCTGCGGGAGACCGTCGCGGCGCTGGTGGCCAAGCACGCCAACCCGGCTGCGGTGCGCGCGGCGATGGAGTCCGACCGCGGCTACGACGAGTCGCTGTGGCAGCTGCTGTGTGAGCAGGTGGGCGCCGCCGCGCTGGTCATCCCCGAGGAGTTGGGTGGCGCCGGCGGCGAATTGGCCGACGCCGCAACGGTTTTGCAGGAGCTGGGCCGGGCGCTGGTGCCTTCCCCACTGCTGGGCACCACGCTGGCCGAGCTGGCCCTGCTATCCGCGCCCGAGCCCGACGCCGAGACGCTGTGCGGCCTCGCCGAGGGCGCCTCGATCGGCGCCCTGGTGCTCGACGCCGACTACGTGGTCAACGGCGATATCGCCGACGTCGTGGTCGCCATCGACGACGGACGGCTGACCCGGTGGACCCGCTTCGGCGCCGAGCCCGTCGCCACCATGGACCCGACCCGGCGACTCGCACGGCTGAAGGCCGAGCAGACCGAACCGATCGGCACCGACCCCGGCATCACCGCCAGCGCCGCCATCCTGCTGGCCGCCGAGCAGATTGGCGCCGCCGAACGCTGCCTGGAGCTCACCGTCGAATACGCCAAGAACAGAGTGCAGTTCGGCCGGCCGATCGGCAGTTTCCAGGCCCTCAAACACCGGATGGCCGACCTGTACGTCACGGTCGCCGCGGCGAAGGCCGTCGTCGCGGACGCATGCAACGAGCCCACCCCGACGAATGCGGCCACGGCGCGCCTCGCCGCGACCGAGGCATTGTGCGCCGCGGCCGCCGAAGGCATCCAATTGCACGGCGGGATCGCGATCACCTGGGAACACGACATGCACCTGTATTTCAAACGCGCCCACGGCAGCGCGCACCTGCTCGACACACCGCGAGAACTGCTCGCGCGACTGGAAGCCGAGGTGCTCGAAACGTCGTGA
- the fadD3 gene encoding 3-((3aS,4S,7aS)-7a-methyl-1,5-dioxo-octahydro-1H-inden-4-yl)propanoate--CoA ligase FadD3, with protein MTGDVRTIPAALDRLASQFPDHDALITDERTFTAAGLRDEVRRAAAALIALGVEPGDRVAIWSPNTWHWVVACLAIHHAGAAMVPLNTRYTAEEAGDILARTRAPVLFGMGRFLGHDRVADLDRGALPALRHVIRIPIESRDGTWDDFVGHGTDVDAVAARAAAVTPDDVSDILFTSGTTGRSKGVLCAHRQSLSASASWAANGKITGDDRYLCINPFFHNFGYKAGILACLQTGATLIPHLTFDPLRALQAIERHRITVLPGPPTIYQTLLDHPQRRDYDLSSLRFAVTGAATVPVVLVERMQSELDIDIVLTAYGLTEANGMGTMCRADDDAVTVATTCGRPFADFELRIDASTPGGEGEVLLRGPNVMLGYLDDPEATTAAIDADGWLHTGDIGAVDAAGNLRITDRLKDMYICGGFNVYPAEVEQVLARMPGIADAAVIGVPDERLGEVGRAFVVTRPGADVDEQSVIAYTREHLANFKAPRSVRFVDALPRNPGGKVVKPQLREWT; from the coding sequence ATGACCGGCGATGTCCGCACCATTCCCGCGGCGCTGGACCGTTTGGCGAGTCAGTTCCCGGACCACGACGCGCTGATCACCGACGAGCGGACGTTCACGGCGGCCGGACTGCGTGACGAGGTCCGCCGGGCGGCCGCCGCGCTGATCGCGCTGGGCGTCGAGCCCGGTGACCGCGTGGCCATCTGGTCGCCGAATACCTGGCACTGGGTGGTGGCCTGCCTGGCGATCCACCACGCCGGCGCGGCCATGGTGCCCCTGAACACCCGCTATACCGCCGAAGAAGCCGGCGACATCCTGGCCCGCACCCGTGCGCCCGTGCTGTTCGGGATGGGCCGATTCCTCGGCCATGATCGCGTCGCCGACCTCGATCGCGGCGCCCTGCCCGCGCTGCGGCACGTCATCCGAATCCCGATCGAGTCGCGCGACGGAACCTGGGACGACTTCGTCGGCCACGGCACCGACGTGGACGCGGTCGCCGCCCGCGCCGCCGCCGTCACACCCGACGATGTGAGCGACATCCTGTTCACCTCGGGTACCACCGGCCGCAGCAAGGGTGTGCTCTGCGCGCACCGGCAGTCGTTGTCGGCGTCGGCGTCGTGGGCCGCCAACGGCAAGATCACCGGCGACGACCGCTACCTGTGCATCAACCCGTTCTTCCACAACTTCGGTTACAAGGCCGGCATCCTGGCCTGCCTGCAGACCGGCGCGACGCTGATCCCGCACCTGACCTTCGACCCGCTGCGCGCGCTGCAGGCGATCGAGCGGCACCGCATCACCGTGTTGCCCGGGCCGCCCACCATCTACCAGACGCTGCTGGACCACCCGCAGCGCCGAGACTACGACCTGAGCTCGCTGCGGTTCGCGGTGACGGGGGCGGCCACCGTGCCCGTGGTGTTGGTCGAGCGCATGCAATCCGAGCTCGACATCGACATCGTGCTGACCGCCTACGGGCTGACCGAGGCCAACGGCATGGGCACCATGTGCCGGGCCGACGATGACGCGGTCACCGTCGCGACCACCTGCGGGCGGCCGTTCGCCGATTTCGAATTGCGCATCGACGCAAGCACTCCCGGCGGGGAGGGTGAGGTGTTGCTGCGCGGGCCGAACGTGATGCTGGGTTATCTCGACGATCCGGAGGCCACCACGGCGGCGATCGACGCGGACGGCTGGCTGCACACCGGTGATATCGGCGCCGTCGACGCGGCCGGCAACCTGCGCATCACCGACCGGCTCAAGGACATGTACATCTGCGGCGGATTCAACGTCTACCCCGCGGAGGTCGAGCAGGTGCTGGCCCGGATGCCGGGGATTGCCGACGCCGCGGTGATCGGAGTCCCCGACGAGCGCCTCGGTGAGGTAGGCCGGGCGTTCGTCGTGACCCGGCCCGGCGCCGACGTCGACGAGCAATCCGTGATCGCCTACACCCGTGAACATCTGGCGAACTTCAAGGCGCCGCGGTCGGTGCGGTTCGTCGACGCGTTGCCGCGCAATCCGGGCGGCAAGGTGGTCAAACCACAACTGCGAGAGTGGACCTGA
- a CDS encoding acyl-CoA dehydrogenase family protein — translation MDLELDEETLTLQAEVRDFLSANAESIPTKSYDNAEGFAQHRHWDRVLFDAGLSVITWPKKYGGRDAPLLHWVVFEEEYFRAGAPGRASANGTSMLAPTLFAHGTEEQLDRILPKMASGEQIWAQAWSEPESGSDLASLRSTATRTDGGWLLNGQKIWSSRAPFAEMGFGLFRSDPEAERHHGLTYFMFDLRAEGVTVRPIVQLGGDTGFGEIFLDDVFVPDHDVIGTPNEGWRAAMSTSSNERGMSLRSPARFLAAAERLVELWKDRGSPAASADRVADAWIKAQAYRLQTFGTVTRLAAGGELGAESSVTKVFWSDLDVAIHQTALDILGADGELVGEWTDGLLFALGGPIYAGTNEIQRNIISERLLGLPREKK, via the coding sequence TTGGATCTGGAACTAGACGAAGAGACCCTGACGTTGCAGGCCGAGGTGCGGGACTTCCTGTCGGCCAACGCCGAGTCGATCCCGACGAAGTCCTACGACAACGCCGAAGGCTTCGCCCAGCACCGGCATTGGGACCGGGTGCTGTTCGACGCCGGGCTGTCGGTCATCACCTGGCCCAAGAAGTACGGCGGCCGCGACGCACCGCTGCTGCACTGGGTGGTGTTCGAGGAGGAATACTTCCGCGCGGGCGCCCCCGGCCGCGCCAGCGCCAACGGCACCTCGATGCTCGCCCCGACGCTCTTCGCGCACGGCACCGAAGAGCAGCTGGACCGCATCCTGCCGAAAATGGCCAGTGGCGAACAAATCTGGGCGCAGGCATGGTCGGAACCGGAATCCGGCAGCGATCTGGCCTCGCTGCGGTCCACCGCCACCAGGACCGACGGCGGCTGGCTGCTCAACGGGCAGAAGATCTGGAGTTCGCGCGCCCCGTTCGCCGAAATGGGCTTCGGATTGTTCCGGTCGGACCCGGAAGCCGAGCGGCACCACGGCCTGACCTACTTCATGTTCGACCTGAGGGCCGAGGGCGTCACCGTGCGACCCATCGTCCAGCTCGGCGGCGACACCGGCTTCGGCGAGATCTTCCTCGACGACGTGTTCGTCCCCGACCACGACGTGATCGGCACGCCGAACGAGGGCTGGCGGGCGGCCATGAGCACATCGAGCAACGAGCGCGGCATGTCGCTGCGCAGCCCGGCCCGCTTCCTCGCGGCGGCGGAACGGTTGGTGGAACTGTGGAAGGACCGCGGCTCCCCCGCCGCATCCGCCGACCGGGTCGCCGACGCGTGGATCAAGGCGCAGGCCTACCGACTGCAGACGTTCGGCACGGTGACCAGGCTTGCGGCCGGCGGTGAACTGGGCGCCGAATCGTCGGTGACCAAGGTGTTCTGGTCGGACCTCGACGTGGCGATACATCAGACGGCACTCGACATCCTCGGGGCCGACGGGGAGCTGGTCGGCGAGTGGACCGACGGGCTCCTGTTCGCGCTGGGCGGCCCGATCTACGCCGGCACCAACGAAATTCAGCGCAACATCATCTCCGAACGGCTGTTGGGCCTGCCCCGAGAGAAGAAGTGA
- a CDS encoding acyl-CoA dehydrogenase family protein, whose protein sequence is MEFQPDSQQRDFAASIDAALGAADLPAAIRAWSAGDTAPGRKVWEQLTNLGVTALTVPEKFDGIGAEPVDLVVALERLGRWCVPGPVAESIAVAPILLADDERCAGLASGELIATVAMPPHTPRAVDAETAGLVLLAGQSGVTEATPGEEHQSVDPSRRLYDVTATGQAWQANVRRAYEFGALATAAQLVGAAEALLRDTVDYAKQRAQFGRLIGSYQAIKHKLADVHIAIELARPLLYGAALSLEPRDVSAAKAAASEAGLLAARSALQTHGAIGFTQEHDLSLWLLRVQALRSAWGTPEAHRRRVLEAL, encoded by the coding sequence GTGGAATTCCAACCAGACTCTCAGCAGCGCGACTTCGCGGCCAGCATCGACGCCGCGCTCGGCGCGGCGGACCTGCCCGCGGCGATCCGCGCGTGGTCCGCGGGCGACACCGCGCCCGGCCGCAAGGTGTGGGAACAGCTGACGAACCTGGGCGTCACCGCGCTGACCGTGCCGGAGAAATTCGACGGCATCGGCGCCGAGCCCGTCGACCTGGTGGTCGCCCTCGAACGCCTCGGCCGCTGGTGCGTCCCGGGTCCGGTGGCCGAATCCATTGCCGTGGCACCGATTCTGCTGGCGGACGATGAGCGCTGCGCGGGCCTGGCTTCCGGCGAGCTCATCGCCACCGTCGCGATGCCGCCGCACACCCCGCGCGCCGTCGATGCCGAAACGGCCGGGCTGGTGCTGCTGGCCGGCCAAAGCGGCGTGACAGAGGCGACCCCGGGTGAAGAGCACCAGTCCGTCGACCCCAGCCGCCGGCTCTACGACGTGACCGCGACCGGACAGGCCTGGCAGGCAAACGTCCGGCGCGCCTACGAGTTCGGGGCGCTGGCGACCGCCGCACAGCTGGTCGGCGCGGCCGAGGCGCTGCTGCGCGACACCGTCGATTACGCCAAGCAGCGTGCGCAGTTCGGCCGGCTGATCGGTTCGTATCAGGCGATCAAGCACAAGCTCGCCGACGTGCACATCGCGATCGAGCTGGCCCGGCCGCTGCTGTACGGCGCGGCCTTGTCGCTGGAGCCCCGCGACGTCAGCGCGGCCAAGGCGGCGGCGTCCGAGGCGGGCCTGCTGGCGGCGCGATCGGCGCTGCAGACCCACGGCGCGATCGGCTTCACCCAGGAACACGACCTGTCCCTGTGGTTGCTGCGCGTGCAAGCATTGCGTTCGGCCTGGGGTACTCCCGAGGCGCATCGGCGGCGAGTGCTGGAGGCGCTATGA